In the genome of Deinococcus deserti VCD115, one region contains:
- a CDS encoding alpha-ketoacid dehydrogenase subunit beta, whose translation MTATASKTKTMTMVAAINEALDLALANDPAVHIFGEDVGVMGGVFRATDGLQAKYGVDRVFDTPLAEAGIVGMGIGMGLAGLKPVAEIQFAGFLYPALDQILSHLGRFRHRTRSRYHLPMVIRAPYGGGVHTPEQHADSPEAILAHTPGVKVVIPSTPSDAKGLLLSAINDPDPVFFFEAIKLYRSVKEEVPEGDYRVPLGKARVVTQGDDVTVVCYGGMVEVAQKAAEAARTAGIGVEVIDLRTLVPMDTETVLQSVEKTGRVVIVTEAPRTAGFHSEISATIAEEAIEFLRAPIVRVTGFDAPYPPFTAIEDVYRPNPLRVAKAIRKVMAY comes from the coding sequence ATGACCGCCACAGCCAGCAAGACAAAAACCATGACCATGGTCGCCGCCATCAACGAGGCCCTTGACCTTGCCCTGGCCAACGACCCCGCCGTGCATATCTTCGGCGAGGATGTCGGCGTGATGGGCGGCGTCTTCCGCGCCACTGACGGCCTGCAGGCCAAGTACGGGGTGGACCGGGTCTTCGATACGCCGCTGGCTGAAGCCGGCATCGTGGGCATGGGCATCGGCATGGGACTGGCCGGACTCAAGCCGGTGGCCGAAATTCAGTTCGCTGGCTTCCTGTATCCGGCGCTCGACCAGATCCTGTCGCATCTGGGCCGTTTCCGGCACCGCACCCGCAGCCGCTATCACCTGCCGATGGTCATTCGCGCGCCGTACGGCGGTGGAGTTCACACCCCCGAACAGCATGCCGACAGCCCCGAGGCCATCCTGGCCCACACGCCCGGCGTGAAGGTCGTGATTCCCAGCACCCCGTCAGATGCCAAGGGCCTGCTGCTGTCGGCCATCAACGATCCGGACCCGGTGTTCTTTTTCGAGGCCATCAAGCTCTACCGCAGCGTCAAGGAGGAAGTGCCGGAAGGCGACTACCGTGTGCCATTGGGGAAAGCCCGCGTGGTCACCCAGGGGGACGATGTCACCGTGGTCTGCTACGGCGGAATGGTCGAAGTTGCGCAGAAGGCTGCTGAAGCCGCCCGCACTGCGGGGATTGGCGTGGAGGTTATCGACCTGCGCACCCTGGTCCCGATGGACACCGAGACCGTGCTCCAGAGCGTCGAGAAGACCGGCCGGGTCGTTATCGTAACCGAGGCGCCGCGCACCGCAGGGTTCCATAGCGAAATCAGTGCCACCATCGCAGAAGAGGCCATCGAATTCCTGCGGGCGCCCATCGTGCGCGTGACCGGCTTCGACGCACCGTATCCACCTTTTACGGCCATCGAAGATGTGTACCGCCCCAACCCCCTGCGGGTGGCCAAAGCCATCAGGAAGGTCATGGCCTACTGA
- the pdhA gene encoding pyruvate dehydrogenase (acetyl-transferring) E1 component subunit alpha, with amino-acid sequence MTRKKTPKAPPRAEPDAFEASVAAYDDASGSMFQILAPDGTLTRPDLLPPADVQLRLYREMRRARHFDERGWVLYRQGRLGVFPPFGGMEASQCGTAAALTSDDWLFPTYRDTGAALTLGLPIARTLAYWRTSPHGWAMPENLKVLPFYIPIATQYPQAVGAALAEQRQGTRNVAMAFIGDGGSSEGDFHEALNFAGALNAPCVFILQNNGWAISVPTRKQTKATNLSRRAEGYGIPGVRVDGNDVLATWHVTNEAVQRARAGEGPTLIETVTYRIKPHTVADDPSRYRTEEDNAGWAEKDPVERMRRHLMNSGLLTEQSEAELLSEVAAEFEAALQEADSYPDPTPAEILDHVFAEPTPQLRKQRAELLAEVDA; translated from the coding sequence ATGACCCGCAAAAAGACCCCCAAAGCTCCGCCCAGGGCCGAGCCAGACGCCTTTGAGGCTTCTGTCGCCGCTTATGACGACGCCTCAGGCAGCATGTTTCAGATTCTTGCCCCTGACGGTACCCTCACCCGCCCGGACCTGCTCCCACCTGCCGACGTGCAGTTGCGCCTGTACCGTGAAATGCGCCGTGCGAGGCACTTCGACGAGCGCGGCTGGGTGCTCTACCGCCAGGGCCGCCTGGGGGTCTTCCCTCCTTTTGGAGGCATGGAGGCCAGCCAGTGCGGCACCGCCGCCGCACTGACCAGCGACGACTGGCTGTTTCCCACCTACCGTGACACCGGCGCGGCCCTGACCCTGGGACTCCCGATTGCGCGCACGCTAGCGTACTGGCGCACCAGCCCGCACGGGTGGGCCATGCCCGAGAACCTCAAAGTGCTGCCGTTTTACATCCCGATTGCCACCCAGTACCCGCAGGCGGTTGGTGCCGCACTGGCTGAGCAGCGTCAGGGTACCCGCAACGTGGCGATGGCTTTCATCGGCGACGGCGGCAGCAGCGAAGGCGACTTTCACGAGGCACTGAACTTCGCCGGCGCCCTGAACGCCCCGTGCGTGTTCATTCTGCAGAACAACGGCTGGGCCATCAGCGTGCCCACCCGCAAACAGACCAAGGCCACCAACCTCAGCCGCCGCGCCGAGGGCTACGGGATCCCCGGTGTGCGTGTGGACGGCAACGACGTCCTGGCCACCTGGCATGTGACCAACGAAGCGGTGCAGCGCGCCCGCGCCGGCGAAGGCCCCACCCTGATCGAAACCGTGACCTACCGTATCAAGCCCCACACGGTCGCCGATGATCCCAGCCGCTACCGGACCGAGGAAGACAACGCGGGCTGGGCGGAGAAAGATCCGGTGGAACGTATGCGCCGCCACCTCATGAACAGCGGACTGTTGACCGAGCAGAGTGAAGCCGAACTGCTCTCGGAAGTTGCCGCGGAGTTCGAGGCCGCCCTGCAGGAGGCCGACAGCTACCCCGACCCCACCCCGGCCGAAATCCTGGACCACGTGTTCGCCGAGCCCACGCCCCAACTCCGCAAACAGCGGGCCGAGCTGCTCGCCGAGGTGGACGCATGA
- a CDS encoding DUF4384 domain-containing protein: MKNLMMVTGMLGVLAALGVTAATPTLSAQSIIVNPVANPVNVRVWTDRDPSGSRIPEYAPGEKIRLYTTVSQDSYVYLFNVDPNGTVDLILPNRYQGGGNFLKANTVKAFPESGDPFTFDIAAPYGVNKVLALASRTPLNIDQIATFKGQQSGFASVNVQGQNQLAQALSIVVRPVEQNTWDSATAFYTVVNRAPVAVAPAPPVAAPLTTAPARPGAIQPLPQASAPAPAAKPPQTAQALSIIPNPASPWGTAREWKTTLDTSRSVAQVHAEYASLLKAEGYSTVDTRTKNTEVRSEYRNARGGKAELSVKKKGKRIEVKVERK; this comes from the coding sequence ATGAAGAACCTGATGATGGTTACGGGAATGCTCGGGGTTCTGGCAGCGCTGGGTGTGACTGCGGCAACGCCAACCCTGAGTGCGCAAAGCATTATCGTCAACCCGGTAGCCAACCCGGTGAACGTGCGGGTGTGGACCGACCGCGACCCCAGCGGCAGCCGCATCCCGGAGTACGCTCCAGGGGAAAAGATCCGGCTGTATACCACCGTGAGCCAGGACAGCTATGTCTACCTGTTCAACGTGGATCCCAATGGCACGGTCGATCTGATTCTGCCCAACCGCTATCAGGGCGGCGGGAACTTCCTGAAAGCAAACACGGTGAAGGCCTTCCCGGAGTCGGGCGACCCGTTTACGTTTGATATTGCTGCGCCCTACGGCGTGAACAAGGTGCTGGCACTGGCCAGCCGCACGCCTCTGAACATCGACCAGATCGCTACATTCAAAGGTCAGCAGAGCGGTTTTGCCAGCGTGAATGTGCAGGGGCAAAATCAGCTGGCTCAGGCGCTGAGTATCGTGGTGCGGCCAGTCGAGCAGAACACCTGGGACAGCGCTACAGCCTTCTACACCGTGGTTAACCGCGCGCCAGTCGCGGTCGCTCCCGCGCCTCCAGTGGCCGCACCGCTGACCACGGCTCCAGCACGTCCAGGCGCTATCCAGCCGCTTCCGCAGGCCAGTGCGCCTGCGCCGGCTGCAAAACCGCCTCAGACTGCCCAGGCGCTCTCGATCATTCCGAACCCGGCCAGTCCCTGGGGTACCGCCCGTGAGTGGAAAACCACCCTGGACACCAGCCGCAGCGTGGCCCAGGTTCATGCCGAGTACGCCAGCCTGCTGAAAGCCGAGGGCTATTCAACCGTCGACACCAGGACCAAGAACACCGAAGTCCGCAGCGAATACCGCAACGCCCGCGGAGGCAAGGCGGAACTGAGCGTCAAGAAGAAGGGCAAGCGTATTGAAGTCAAGGTAGAGCGCAAATAA
- a CDS encoding molybdopterin-dependent oxidoreductase, whose protein sequence is MFAPGAGFAPAALMVALLVGSGWSDASARSDFIRVVASTGEPAVTPRVARSDRRARTLPAPLAGYRYLRAAGPRPAAAASQRVLLTVETKTGKKQTYTLAQLRALPAMRYTTFHPQLRQRFTYEGVPLRDLATAGGFVGRDLQVYAENGYVTTIAARDYQKEAVMLAYAANGKEIPVLQKGPLTVVMPPDEKRFPAQKYDYAWVWFVDRITPAK, encoded by the coding sequence GTGTTCGCACCAGGCGCAGGTTTTGCTCCAGCAGCCCTGATGGTCGCGCTGCTGGTCGGCTCGGGCTGGTCTGATGCCAGTGCCAGGTCAGACTTTATCCGGGTCGTGGCGTCTACAGGGGAGCCGGCAGTGACTCCGCGTGTTGCCAGGTCGGATCGACGCGCCCGAACTTTGCCTGCTCCGCTGGCTGGCTACCGCTATCTGCGGGCCGCCGGGCCTCGTCCAGCAGCAGCGGCGTCCCAGCGCGTCCTGCTCACTGTAGAAACCAAGACTGGCAAAAAGCAGACCTATACCCTGGCACAGCTCCGGGCGTTGCCCGCCATGCGCTACACCACTTTTCATCCGCAGCTGCGTCAGCGTTTCACCTATGAGGGCGTGCCGCTGCGCGATCTGGCTACGGCCGGCGGATTTGTGGGACGCGACCTCCAGGTTTACGCCGAAAATGGTTATGTGACGACTATTGCCGCACGCGATTACCAGAAAGAGGCTGTCATGCTGGCCTACGCTGCCAACGGCAAGGAGATTCCTGTGCTGCAGAAAGGCCCGCTGACAGTCGTGATGCCTCCCGACGAGAAGCGCTTTCCAGCGCAGAAATACGACTACGCGTGGGTGTGGTTCGTAGACCGCATCACGCCTGCCAAGTGA
- a CDS encoding sensor histidine kinase: MRLLSLLQGVPRPVLIRETALALLPALLTLGLLLMATQPAYRTLIENERDWSPYEYRALAQDLQTYQIARLDPTVSVDERQRSWLRALSSTGTPGQFTDLGSVESFGEARLESINRDLQLNTDLSIRRAIMTALRLNAQADTYATKISEKAIDALQRLRFALILAAGLTGLMSLLLITRALLMWRAERERRSRREARQREALSLASHELRRPLQSLLLASDLLRHAQSAEQRQHLLSLIEDSVVQLDSRADLTRLNDLYLDVILRVQRTDLRLLVQRLAARRVDVCVPETPLIWPVDANRVRQVLENLVENALKYTTGLVEVQLRLVGNRPEITVRDYGPGIPPALIERVFLPYERGPQGLDDGHGLGLALVRRYARAHGGDVCLSHAPDGGLIATVRLGEPSTLLSELSRPERAGAAAGS, translated from the coding sequence GTGAGGCTGCTGTCGCTGCTCCAGGGAGTGCCCCGCCCGGTGCTGATACGTGAGACAGCCCTGGCGCTGCTTCCGGCTTTGTTGACCCTGGGGTTGCTGCTGATGGCCACCCAGCCGGCGTACCGCACTCTTATTGAAAATGAGCGCGACTGGTCACCCTACGAGTACCGTGCGCTTGCTCAGGATCTGCAGACATACCAGATTGCCCGTCTGGATCCGACGGTAAGCGTAGATGAGCGTCAGCGCAGCTGGCTGCGGGCGCTGTCCAGTACCGGAACACCAGGGCAGTTTACTGATCTCGGCAGTGTAGAAAGTTTTGGCGAAGCCCGTCTGGAGAGCATTAACCGGGATCTACAGCTCAACACCGATTTAAGCATCAGACGGGCGATTATGACGGCTCTTCGTCTGAACGCCCAGGCGGACACCTATGCCACCAAGATCAGTGAAAAGGCCATAGACGCCTTGCAGCGCCTGCGCTTCGCACTGATCCTGGCTGCAGGTCTGACGGGCCTGATGAGCCTGCTGCTGATTACCCGTGCACTGCTGATGTGGCGCGCTGAACGTGAACGTCGCTCGCGGCGTGAGGCACGGCAGCGCGAGGCCCTGAGCCTGGCCAGCCATGAGCTGCGGCGCCCGCTGCAGTCGCTGTTGCTGGCCAGTGACCTGCTGCGCCACGCCCAGAGCGCGGAGCAGCGACAGCATCTGCTGTCTCTGATCGAGGACAGCGTTGTGCAGCTCGACAGCCGCGCTGACCTGACCCGCCTGAATGACCTGTACCTGGACGTAATCCTGCGGGTGCAGCGCACTGACCTGCGACTCCTGGTGCAGCGTCTTGCGGCGCGGCGGGTGGATGTCTGCGTGCCAGAGACACCGCTGATCTGGCCGGTGGATGCCAACCGTGTCCGCCAGGTGCTGGAAAATCTGGTGGAGAATGCCCTCAAGTACACCACCGGCCTGGTGGAGGTGCAACTGCGGCTGGTCGGCAACCGGCCTGAAATCACAGTCCGTGATTATGGACCGGGGATTCCACCAGCCCTGATCGAACGCGTTTTTCTGCCCTACGAGCGTGGGCCTCAGGGGTTGGATGATGGACACGGTCTGGGGCTGGCACTGGTTCGCCGCTACGCCCGCGCCCACGGGGGAGACGTCTGCCTCTCGCACGCGCCTGACGGCGGGCTTATTGCCACCGTGCGCCTGGGTGAGCCATCAACGTTACTGTCTGAACTGTCCAGGCCTGAACGCGCGGGCGCAGCGGCAGGAAGTTGA
- a CDS encoding CAP domain-containing protein, producing MPPALFSSSRSRSLVRRAALTLALAAVPWSAWVQAQSSAQVSFRIAYRTDSSMAAPLQVSFQATVPAEHRVEWVFGDGAVGVGPKVSHTYYKTGTYAVRATLFDPTGRAVSRATGELNVRSSGPERAEMTVLIGRGTLRLSSAGSVAYAPGTPTFQVNGKDVGPGPVRVTEGPVDLAVRLPGQEGKILERRLSFRMASLGGSVPFETEVLRLTNRARAQGFNCATLREGGRALPPLKQQDALDVAALAQSAGMALQGYFDHTSALDGSSPLRRVQAAGLAPNVAAENIAAGQQTPEEVVGSWLRSPGHCRNIMGDFTLIGLSYVERPGTKFQRYWTQVFAKL from the coding sequence GTGCCGCCTGCCTTGTTCTCCTCTTCACGTTCCCGCTCTCTGGTGCGCCGCGCCGCCCTGACGCTGGCACTGGCAGCTGTCCCCTGGTCCGCCTGGGTCCAGGCCCAGAGCAGTGCACAGGTGTCTTTCCGGATCGCGTACCGGACCGACAGCAGCATGGCTGCGCCGCTGCAGGTCAGCTTTCAGGCCACGGTGCCGGCAGAGCACCGGGTTGAGTGGGTGTTTGGAGATGGAGCCGTGGGGGTGGGCCCAAAGGTCAGCCATACGTACTACAAGACTGGTACCTATGCAGTGCGGGCCACCCTGTTTGACCCGACCGGCAGGGCCGTGAGCCGCGCCACTGGCGAGCTCAACGTACGCTCCAGCGGTCCCGAGCGCGCCGAGATGACCGTCCTGATCGGCCGCGGCACGCTCCGCCTCAGCTCGGCGGGCAGCGTCGCGTACGCACCGGGCACTCCCACCTTTCAGGTCAACGGAAAGGACGTCGGCCCCGGACCGGTACGGGTCACAGAAGGGCCGGTAGACCTTGCCGTGCGTCTTCCCGGTCAGGAAGGCAAAATCCTGGAGCGTCGGCTGTCGTTCCGCATGGCCTCGTTGGGCGGCAGCGTACCCTTTGAGACAGAGGTGCTGCGCCTGACCAACAGGGCCCGCGCACAGGGATTCAATTGCGCCACGCTGCGCGAGGGAGGTCGGGCGCTTCCCCCTCTGAAACAGCAAGATGCCCTGGACGTTGCGGCCCTGGCTCAATCGGCTGGCATGGCCCTGCAGGGCTACTTTGACCATACCAGCGCCCTGGACGGCAGTTCACCGCTGCGCAGGGTGCAGGCCGCCGGTCTCGCACCCAACGTGGCTGCCGAGAACATTGCGGCCGGACAGCAGACTCCAGAAGAAGTGGTGGGCAGCTGGCTGCGCAGCCCTGGCCACTGCCGCAACATCATGGGTGACTTCACATTGATTGGCCTGTCCTATGTCGAACGCCCCGGCACCAAGTTCCAGCGCTACTGGACCCAGGTCTTCGCCAAACTCTGA
- a CDS encoding RNA polymerase sigma factor, with amino-acid sequence MVYLNVTDLSTTSPAPDLLAPEVHERLVAGDEAAWYSFVQTYEGRMYGYLYRLEGNSEDALDLTQEVFFRAWRSIRTFRPGERVLPWLYQVARNTQIESHRRKQLQRFSLEEAREDAGFEVTSGARSPVQAAESADAQDRVQRALLRLPAEYREAVVLRFVEDLSYDEIAQIQGVAVGTAKSRVFRAKEQLADLLAGVADVH; translated from the coding sequence ATGGTGTACCTCAACGTGACTGACCTGAGCACCACCTCCCCCGCCCCCGACCTGCTCGCACCCGAAGTGCACGAGCGGCTGGTGGCCGGCGACGAAGCCGCCTGGTACAGCTTCGTGCAGACCTACGAAGGGCGGATGTACGGCTACCTGTACCGCCTGGAAGGCAACAGCGAGGACGCCCTGGACCTGACACAGGAGGTGTTCTTCCGGGCGTGGCGCAGCATCCGCACCTTCCGTCCGGGCGAGCGGGTGCTGCCCTGGCTGTATCAGGTGGCGCGCAATACACAGATCGAATCACATCGGCGCAAGCAGTTGCAGCGCTTCAGCCTGGAAGAAGCCCGCGAGGATGCTGGCTTCGAGGTCACCAGTGGCGCGCGCTCTCCCGTGCAGGCTGCCGAGAGCGCTGACGCCCAGGACCGGGTGCAGCGGGCCCTGCTCCGGCTGCCGGCCGAGTACCGGGAAGCCGTGGTGCTGCGCTTCGTAGAGGATCTCAGCTACGACGAGATCGCACAGATTCAGGGGGTCGCCGTGGGCACCGCCAAAAGCCGCGTCTTCCGGGCCAAGGAACAGCTGGCCGATCTGCTGGCCGGGGTGGCCGACGTCCACTAG
- a CDS encoding FUN14 domain-containing protein, which produces MSPTAPADPTDTGRILDALQPLLPDLSVGALLGFATGVALRYIGRVVLIVVGVLFVTLQLLAYAELISINWLRVQALTEPWLRQGGEQGAQWLGRVLTANLPFAGAFSAGLLLGLRART; this is translated from the coding sequence TTGAGCCCCACTGCCCCCGCCGACCCCACCGACACAGGACGCATTCTGGACGCGCTCCAGCCGCTCCTGCCTGATCTCAGCGTGGGTGCTCTGCTGGGCTTCGCGACAGGCGTGGCCCTGAGATATATCGGGCGCGTGGTCCTGATCGTGGTGGGCGTATTGTTCGTGACACTGCAGCTGCTGGCCTACGCAGAACTGATCAGTATCAACTGGCTGAGGGTTCAGGCGCTGACCGAACCGTGGCTGCGTCAGGGGGGCGAGCAGGGTGCGCAGTGGCTGGGACGGGTGCTGACTGCCAACCTGCCTTTTGCTGGAGCTTTCAGCGCCGGGCTGCTTCTGGGCCTGCGCGCCCGTACCTGA
- a CDS encoding LacI family DNA-binding transcriptional regulator — MRKPTIQDVARRAGVGVGTVSRVLNNHVAVKGVTRETVLKAIADLEYTPNPHARRIAGGKSYTISVLLPMLTTEFYTRLLDGLEAAFQEARYDVAIFPLLDRSRLERYLGSHTLAYQADGLVMATYNLTTLFHERRMRTQQPTVLVDAYTDNVDCAYMDNVTGGRLAGEYASSLPGAVYAIWVETELDQLFTTRVFEDRRSGFLDATKRAGREVSGEFITSFDTLAARNTAASLLDELRATPGGLPATVFASADLLAGAVLDEAHARGIKVGEELRIIGFDDQPWAAARGLTTLHQPVESMGYEAAQLLLSRLNGHRGPPRARRFEPTLVRRETA, encoded by the coding sequence ATGCGCAAACCCACTATTCAGGATGTTGCCCGCCGGGCTGGAGTGGGGGTTGGCACTGTATCGCGCGTGCTGAACAACCACGTGGCCGTCAAGGGTGTGACCCGCGAGACGGTCCTCAAGGCCATTGCCGATCTGGAGTACACCCCTAATCCCCACGCCCGCCGGATCGCAGGCGGCAAGAGCTACACCATCAGTGTGCTGCTGCCCATGCTGACCACCGAGTTCTATACCCGGCTCCTTGACGGTCTGGAAGCGGCATTTCAGGAAGCGCGCTACGACGTGGCCATCTTTCCCCTGCTGGACCGCTCCCGGCTGGAGCGCTACCTGGGCTCGCACACCCTGGCCTATCAGGCTGACGGCCTGGTGATGGCCACCTACAATCTGACCACCCTGTTCCACGAACGGCGTATGCGCACCCAGCAGCCCACCGTACTGGTCGACGCCTACACCGACAATGTGGACTGCGCCTATATGGACAACGTGACCGGCGGGCGTCTGGCCGGCGAGTACGCCTCAAGCCTGCCCGGCGCCGTGTACGCCATCTGGGTAGAAACCGAACTTGATCAGCTGTTTACCACCCGCGTCTTCGAGGACCGCCGGAGCGGGTTTCTGGACGCCACGAAGCGCGCCGGACGGGAGGTGAGCGGGGAATTCATCACCAGTTTCGATACCCTCGCCGCGCGCAATACCGCTGCGTCATTGCTCGACGAGCTCCGGGCGACACCCGGAGGCCTGCCAGCAACCGTTTTTGCTTCAGCTGATCTGCTGGCCGGTGCCGTGTTGGACGAGGCCCATGCACGCGGCATCAAGGTTGGAGAGGAGTTGCGGATCATTGGTTTTGACGACCAGCCCTGGGCCGCGGCGCGCGGTCTGACCACCCTGCATCAGCCGGTAGAGAGCATGGGCTACGAGGCAGCGCAGCTGCTGCTCTCGCGCCTGAATGGCCACCGCGGCCCGCCACGCGCCCGGCGCTTCGAGCCGACCCTGGTGCGCCGCGAAACTGCCTGA
- a CDS encoding copper chaperone PCu(A)C: MFPRIFLALCASLLFLALPVAAGHAAHGSARTLATVPAEIKVVSTRVLAVPPGIRDTSAFISLRNPGARPLVLKAAHTPLAAHSMLMVTHKDAAGRTGMKEVKRLNIPARGTLLMGPSGTHLMVMGLKRAVKVGEKLPFTLSFSDGRTLKVSATVYKP; the protein is encoded by the coding sequence ATGTTCCCCCGTATTTTCCTGGCCCTGTGTGCCAGCCTGTTGTTTCTGGCGCTTCCGGTTGCCGCCGGGCATGCCGCTCACGGTTCGGCCCGAACGCTCGCGACGGTTCCGGCAGAAATCAAGGTGGTCAGCACCCGTGTCCTCGCGGTGCCACCAGGGATCCGGGACACCAGCGCTTTTATCTCGCTTCGCAACCCCGGCGCCCGCCCGCTGGTGCTGAAGGCGGCCCATACCCCACTGGCTGCCCACAGCATGCTGATGGTGACGCACAAGGACGCTGCTGGCCGCACCGGCATGAAAGAGGTCAAGCGCCTGAACATTCCCGCCCGCGGCACGCTGCTTATGGGACCCAGCGGCACGCACCTGATGGTCATGGGGCTCAAGCGTGCCGTGAAAGTGGGGGAGAAGCTGCCCTTTACCCTGAGCTTCAGTGATGGCCGCACCCTGAAGGTCAGTGCCACTGTGTATAAACCGTGA
- a CDS encoding SCO family protein, whose protein sequence is MTEISAPRPTAEASGAEPAETAALPVRPWYVSALLAVCAVTLLLAGAWGFARLKSPYPFYGTAYGSGTVAGAFQGTDHNRRPFAFTPGQTGGKTTALFFGFTHCPNICPLSLAYLDKVRQALPPAERERFQVIMVSVDPQRDTPERLGAYVTFFGQAQGVNVPPEALKDVARAYGVSAQKADVRSDAEYQINHTTATYLIDSAGKLRVLWDYTQLPQVDRVLRDVQYVMDNPAS, encoded by the coding sequence GTGACCGAAATATCTGCTCCCCGTCCTACAGCTGAAGCGTCTGGTGCCGAACCTGCTGAGACAGCAGCGCTGCCTGTCCGGCCCTGGTATGTATCGGCGCTGCTGGCGGTGTGTGCAGTGACGCTGCTGCTGGCCGGAGCCTGGGGCTTCGCGCGGCTGAAAAGCCCCTACCCGTTCTACGGCACGGCTTACGGGTCCGGCACGGTTGCGGGCGCTTTCCAGGGCACGGATCACAACCGCAGGCCGTTTGCCTTTACTCCGGGTCAGACCGGGGGGAAAACCACAGCCCTGTTTTTTGGGTTCACGCACTGCCCCAACATCTGCCCGCTCTCCCTGGCGTACCTGGACAAGGTGCGTCAGGCCCTGCCGCCTGCCGAGCGCGAGCGCTTTCAGGTGATCATGGTCAGCGTGGACCCGCAGCGTGATACGCCTGAACGCCTGGGCGCCTACGTGACGTTCTTTGGCCAGGCGCAGGGGGTCAACGTGCCGCCTGAAGCACTGAAGGATGTGGCGCGGGCCTACGGCGTCAGCGCGCAGAAGGCCGATGTGAGGAGTGACGCCGAGTACCAGATCAACCACACCACCGCCACCTACCTGATCGACAGTGCCGGCAAGCTCCGGGTGCTGTGGGACTACACCCAGCTGCCCCAGGTCGACCGTGTGCTCAGGGACGTGCAGTACGTCATGGACAACCCGGCCTCATGA
- a CDS encoding cytochrome c oxidase assembly protein gives MSILAAPSNLNPTLGDLLTLHADPLFLVPTLLVAGAYFWRFAQARRTPEGRARWPWWRAVLFGTGTVLLLLTTQSLAATLTQSSMALYMGRLMILAEVVPPLLVLGIPRGVQLSPRRGLGRVLNLLLDPWLALAVWSAVIIYWNVPAGFNASVVTNTAAALLPALYLLSSLLVWAVILRPLPAVQAATIGSRGWFGLLAGLPMMAVAAVWLYSPRVLYTPYVNALCLWNLTPLQNQQWSGWIMMMAGLPALGLALVQLMGWLIQLSEGQGMPRSEQPPKTQPPGPPA, from the coding sequence ATGAGCATTCTGGCGGCTCCTTCCAATCTCAACCCGACGCTGGGTGACCTGCTGACCCTGCACGCCGACCCGCTGTTTCTGGTGCCTACGCTGCTGGTGGCTGGCGCCTATTTCTGGCGCTTTGCTCAGGCCCGCCGCACGCCCGAAGGCCGCGCCCGCTGGCCCTGGTGGCGGGCGGTGCTGTTCGGCACCGGCACAGTACTGCTGCTGCTGACCACCCAGAGCCTCGCCGCGACACTGACCCAGAGCAGCATGGCGCTGTACATGGGCCGCTTGATGATTCTGGCCGAGGTGGTGCCCCCGCTGCTGGTGCTGGGGATTCCGCGCGGAGTGCAGCTCAGTCCGCGGCGTGGCCTGGGCCGGGTGCTCAACCTGTTGCTGGACCCCTGGCTGGCGCTGGCAGTCTGGAGCGCCGTCATCATCTACTGGAATGTACCCGCCGGCTTCAATGCCAGCGTCGTGACCAACACGGCTGCGGCCCTGCTGCCCGCGCTGTATCTGCTCAGCAGCCTGCTGGTGTGGGCAGTTATCCTGCGTCCCCTGCCAGCCGTGCAGGCCGCCACCATCGGGTCACGCGGCTGGTTCGGGCTGCTGGCCGGCCTGCCGATGATGGCGGTCGCTGCCGTGTGGCTGTACTCCCCCCGGGTGCTGTACACGCCCTACGTCAACGCCCTGTGCCTGTGGAACCTGACCCCACTGCAAAACCAGCAATGGAGCGGCTGGATCATGATGATGGCCGGCCTGCCGGCTCTGGGCCTTGCGCTGGTGCAGCTGATGGGCTGGCTGATTCAGCTGAGTGAAGGACAGGGCATGCCCCGCTCCGAGCAGCCTCCCAAAACCCAGCCGCCAGGGCCTCCTGCCTGA